Proteins encoded by one window of Prevotella nigrescens:
- a CDS encoding transglutaminase domain-containing protein → MRKNFLFLLAAVLCWNSSSIANSFYNPPKRNVKTAQTPATNYLNFLYKYMALPDKTDYSKAFYEENVALSLRARREMPWGKTVPEREFKHFVLPVRVNNENLDDSRKVFYAELKNRVKNLSMQDAILEVNHWCHEKVTYRPTDGRTSSPLASVCTAYGRCGEESTFLVAALRSVGIPARQVYTPRWAHTDDNHAWVEAWADGKWFFLGACEPEPILNLGWFNESASRGMLMHTKVFGDYDGPEEVMSRTPLYTEINVISNYAPTAEVKVVVVDEKGRRVKGAKVEFKLYNYAEFYSVARKTTDDNGVATLTAGKGDMIVWASKDGKVGIDKVSFGKTKELRLVLKRDGLPQTKTWDITPPPVSTVLPNVTAAQRAENTRRLAHEDSIRQAYEATMKDRSRGNYATIQTFLREAKNKEMAKRLLDVISEKDLRDVQLTVLKDHEVAKTDTSELYCKYVMNPRVEIEWLSPYRHFLAKKMAGIRSPQALIAWCKSNIAIDETHNPQRLRMLPMSVWRERKTDKLGRAIFFVAAARSLGFPARINEINGKLQYNANGAWIDVEFDGKQAEKSVPKGALLLEYKPTKYNDNPKYYSHFTLSKIENGVAQLLTYPETATWKDDFSKGTDLEEGTYMLITGTRMASGQVLAETYLFTIKAGKETRLTFTMREDDNAVQVIGSFYAEDIYHDRATNSDKSLLSTAGRGYYMVGIVAPNQEPTNHTLRDISTYKAQFEKWGRKMIFLFEDADNLSRFNFKEFDNLPSNVVWGTDVDKKIVNEIREQLKLKSPSLPIFLICDSFNRVVYVQQGYTINIGEQILKVIGKL, encoded by the coding sequence ATGAGAAAGAACTTTCTATTTTTACTCGCAGCAGTTCTGTGTTGGAACAGTAGCAGCATTGCAAACAGTTTTTACAATCCTCCTAAACGGAATGTAAAAACAGCACAAACACCCGCAACTAATTATTTGAATTTCCTGTATAAGTATATGGCTTTGCCCGACAAAACCGATTACAGCAAAGCCTTTTACGAGGAAAACGTTGCGCTGTCGTTGCGGGCACGCCGTGAAATGCCTTGGGGAAAGACTGTTCCCGAACGCGAGTTCAAGCACTTTGTGTTACCTGTTCGTGTGAACAACGAGAACTTGGACGATAGCCGGAAAGTGTTTTATGCAGAACTGAAGAACCGTGTAAAGAACCTGTCTATGCAAGATGCCATTCTCGAAGTGAACCATTGGTGCCACGAAAAAGTAACCTATCGCCCGACCGATGGGCGCACAAGCAGTCCCTTGGCTTCAGTTTGCACGGCATACGGAAGGTGTGGTGAAGAGAGCACTTTCCTTGTAGCAGCACTCAGATCAGTGGGTATTCCTGCCCGACAGGTATATACTCCACGCTGGGCACACACCGACGACAACCACGCATGGGTGGAAGCGTGGGCAGATGGCAAGTGGTTTTTCCTCGGAGCATGCGAGCCGGAGCCTATCCTAAACTTGGGTTGGTTCAACGAAAGTGCCTCTCGTGGCATGCTCATGCACACGAAAGTGTTCGGCGATTATGATGGTCCTGAAGAGGTAATGAGCAGGACTCCGCTCTATACGGAAATAAATGTAATCAGCAATTATGCACCTACGGCAGAGGTAAAAGTGGTTGTTGTAGACGAGAAAGGCAGGCGGGTGAAAGGTGCAAAAGTGGAATTTAAGCTCTACAACTATGCCGAATTTTACTCTGTGGCACGAAAAACGACCGATGATAACGGCGTGGCTACACTCACAGCGGGTAAGGGCGACATGATAGTCTGGGCGTCTAAAGATGGCAAGGTTGGCATCGACAAAGTTTCGTTTGGCAAGACCAAGGAGCTGCGCCTGGTGTTAAAGCGCGACGGATTGCCTCAAACAAAGACTTGGGACATAACTCCGCCACCTGTAAGCACGGTTCTACCGAATGTTACCGCTGCACAACGGGCAGAGAATACAAGGCGTTTGGCGCACGAAGACTCTATCCGTCAGGCATACGAAGCTACGATGAAAGACAGGTCGCGAGGCAATTATGCCACCATTCAGACTTTCTTGCGCGAGGCAAAGAACAAGGAAATGGCAAAGCGTCTGTTAGATGTTATCTCGGAAAAAGACCTCCGCGACGTGCAATTGACGGTACTGAAAGACCACGAAGTTGCCAAGACCGACACTTCGGAACTTTACTGCAAGTACGTAATGAACCCCCGTGTGGAGATAGAATGGCTGTCGCCTTATCGCCATTTCTTGGCTAAAAAGATGGCAGGCATAAGGTCTCCGCAGGCTCTTATAGCCTGGTGTAAGTCGAATATTGCCATCGACGAGACACACAACCCACAGCGATTGCGCATGTTGCCCATGAGTGTCTGGCGCGAAAGGAAGACCGACAAGTTGGGCAGGGCTATCTTCTTTGTGGCTGCTGCCCGCAGTTTAGGCTTCCCGGCTCGTATCAATGAAATCAACGGAAAGCTGCAATACAATGCCAACGGAGCTTGGATAGATGTAGAATTTGACGGTAAACAGGCGGAAAAGAGCGTGCCCAAGGGAGCGTTGTTGTTGGAATACAAGCCCACAAAGTATAACGACAACCCTAAATACTACAGTCATTTCACGTTAAGTAAAATAGAAAACGGCGTTGCACAGCTTCTTACTTATCCTGAAACAGCTACATGGAAAGACGATTTTTCTAAAGGAACAGACCTGGAAGAGGGTACCTATATGCTTATAACAGGTACGCGCATGGCAAGCGGACAGGTGCTGGCTGAAACCTATTTGTTCACGATAAAGGCAGGCAAGGAAACACGTTTGACGTTTACTATGCGCGAAGACGACAATGCAGTACAGGTAATAGGCAGCTTCTATGCAGAAGATATTTACCACGATAGGGCTACCAACAGCGACAAGAGCTTGCTGTCTACGGCAGGCAGAGGCTACTATATGGTAGGCATTGTTGCCCCGAACCAAGAACCAACCAACCACACCTTGCGCGACATCAGCACCTATAAGGCACAATTCGAGAAGTGGGGACGCAAGATGATCTTCCTTTTTGAAGATGCCGACAACCTGTCCCGTTTCAACTTTAAGGAGTTCGACAACCTGCCTTCCAATGTTGTCTGGGGCACTGATGTAGACAAGAAGATTGTGAACGAAATACGTGAACAGCTAAAGCTAAAGAGCCCGTCGCTCCCCATCTTCCTGATTTGCGACAGCTTCAATCGGGTTGTGTATGTCCAGCAAGGCTATACTATTAATATAGGTGAGCAGATTTTGAAAGTCATCGGGAAGCTATAA
- a CDS encoding copper homeostasis protein CutC, translating into MPILEVCTESLQSVINAVKGGAQRIELCSALSLDGLTPSLGLIKTVRKMFPKLTIHTLIRVREGDFCYNEGEIKVMETDIKEILSYTDAIVCGALTADGDIDIATTRRLIDACEGKPFTFHRAFDVCRNPLKALDELAALHCTRVLTSGQAPTAETGIPALKEYIKHTEGRMTILPGGGVTPLNAKKILAETGAAEIHGSASGVVESGRKETLTEVVAQILQQIK; encoded by the coding sequence ATGCCGATATTAGAAGTTTGCACAGAAAGCCTGCAAAGTGTCATAAACGCCGTAAAGGGCGGAGCACAACGCATAGAACTATGCTCTGCCCTATCGCTCGACGGACTGACACCATCGTTGGGACTCATAAAAACAGTACGCAAAATGTTTCCAAAACTCACCATTCATACACTTATAAGAGTGCGTGAAGGAGATTTCTGTTATAATGAAGGAGAAATAAAAGTGATGGAGACTGATATTAAAGAAATACTTTCATATACTGACGCAATAGTCTGTGGTGCATTAACTGCAGATGGAGATATAGACATTGCGACCACGCGCCGACTGATTGACGCCTGTGAAGGAAAACCCTTTACTTTCCATCGTGCTTTCGATGTCTGCAGAAATCCATTGAAAGCACTTGACGAACTTGCAGCCCTACACTGCACACGTGTGCTTACATCGGGGCAAGCTCCCACTGCCGAGACAGGCATACCCGCACTGAAAGAATATATAAAACACACAGAAGGACGTATGACCATCTTGCCCGGCGGTGGCGTAACCCCACTGAATGCAAAAAAGATACTCGCAGAAACAGGAGCAGCCGAGATTCATGGGTCGGCATCGGGCGTAGTAGAAAGTGGCAGAAAGGAGACGCTTACCGAGGTAGTTGCACAAATTCTTCAACAAATAAAGTAG
- a CDS encoding alpha-L-fucosidase, with product MKRIITTSLLGIALAIPIFAQTNSQQQESNNRATTTESVPQKYIPTAENLAARKRFEGFRFGIFLHWGIYSTFAQGEWYLNNKINKDEYAKAASAFYPSYFDADAWISAIKASGAKYITFTSRHHDSFSMFKTKESNYNIVDATPFKRDVLKELANACHKQNIDLHIYYSILDWIREDYPIGRTGLYTGRKLKPNYGTYFNFMKGQVSELLHNYGKVGAIWLDGYWDHDSDSIPFDWRMEEFYRYIHSIQPACLIGNNHHITPIDGEDFQMFERDLPGENKAGLSGQAISRLPLEACQTMNGMWGYKVSDINYKSTSQLIELLVRSAAKGSNLLLNIGPQPNGELPALALDRLQGIGKWMQQYGETIYETMAGDVAEADWGVSTSKGKKTYLHVLEQDAKTISCALSVKPKRVIDFASRQPLSFHYDKKTKTLTTHIGSHRNVVDYIIEIEK from the coding sequence ATGAAAAGAATAATTACCACATCGTTATTAGGCATTGCACTGGCAATACCTATCTTTGCACAGACAAACAGTCAACAACAGGAAAGCAACAATAGGGCAACAACCACTGAAAGTGTGCCACAAAAGTATATTCCCACTGCCGAAAACCTTGCTGCGCGCAAACGGTTCGAAGGCTTCCGCTTCGGCATATTCCTGCATTGGGGCATTTACAGCACCTTTGCACAAGGCGAATGGTACTTGAACAACAAGATAAACAAAGACGAATATGCCAAGGCTGCATCGGCTTTTTATCCATCATACTTTGATGCCGACGCATGGATAAGTGCCATCAAAGCCTCCGGAGCAAAGTATATTACTTTCACATCGCGCCACCACGACAGTTTCTCAATGTTCAAAACAAAGGAAAGCAACTACAACATCGTAGATGCAACACCCTTCAAACGCGATGTACTGAAAGAGCTTGCCAATGCCTGCCACAAACAAAACATAGACCTGCACATATATTATTCCATTCTCGACTGGATACGCGAGGACTATCCCATTGGTCGGACGGGGCTCTATACTGGCAGAAAACTGAAGCCAAACTATGGCACTTACTTCAACTTTATGAAGGGACAAGTAAGCGAATTGCTCCACAACTACGGCAAAGTGGGTGCCATTTGGTTGGACGGTTATTGGGATCACGACAGCGACAGCATTCCGTTCGACTGGCGCATGGAGGAGTTTTATCGCTACATTCACAGCATTCAGCCAGCTTGTCTAATAGGTAATAACCATCACATTACTCCGATTGATGGAGAAGATTTCCAGATGTTCGAACGCGATTTGCCCGGCGAAAACAAGGCTGGACTGTCCGGTCAGGCCATCAGTCGCCTACCCCTCGAAGCCTGCCAGACCATGAATGGCATGTGGGGATACAAGGTTTCGGACATTAACTATAAATCAACCTCCCAGCTCATAGAACTCCTTGTGCGCTCGGCAGCTAAGGGAAGCAACCTCTTGCTCAACATTGGTCCACAGCCAAACGGCGAACTTCCTGCGCTTGCACTCGACCGTTTGCAAGGCATTGGCAAGTGGATGCAGCAGTATGGAGAAACCATTTACGAAACCATGGCAGGCGATGTTGCAGAAGCCGACTGGGGTGTAAGTACATCAAAGGGCAAGAAAACCTATCTGCACGTGTTGGAACAAGATGCTAAAACCATTTCGTGTGCATTGTCGGTAAAGCCTAAACGCGTCATAGATTTCGCTTCCCGACAGCCACTTTCGTTCCATTATGACAAGAAGACAAAAACGCTTACCACCCACATTGGAAGCCATAGGAACGTCGTAGACTATATTATAGAAATAGAAAAATAA
- a CDS encoding OmpP1/FadL family transporter, producing the protein MKIQYYLLAATLFSLPAAAQETYENANLTSSDLNGTARYVGMGGAMEALGADISTISSNPAGIGLFRRSQFSVSGGLLMQSKGKEFGDGKKTNTSFDQIGFVYTTRAPRGSNINFGFNYSKSKNFDFLLNASGKLGNGSQNNQSYLKHVLGSESYGGFDVRQKDNAYIGFANPRSSNVSWTWNQLDYLYFNTLLPDANTAGKFNSYLADSYTFDKANTGYVGNYDFNISGSLHDQVYLGLTFGLKDVHYDSESRYYEKLSNGVGNVTVRDTRRITGTGFDLTAGIIVRPVADSPFRIGAYVKTPTWYDLTTSNVTRIDRVTNTGGKNDWGEVPNSYDYKLWTPWKFGFSLGHTVGNYLALGLTYEYEDHSTLDTRINDGGYYSDYYGSYYETSSSDKAMNKHTKQALKGVSTLKIGAEYKPASNLALRLGYNYVSPKYDKDAQRDPTIVSPGSAYSSSTDFVNWESTNRFTLGVGYQINKFNIDLAYQYSAQKGTFYPFSTMNFAIRDTATGTTTSYSNQAAGTKVDNNRGQLLLTVGYRL; encoded by the coding sequence ATGAAAATACAGTATTATTTGCTGGCAGCAACGTTGTTTTCGTTGCCGGCAGCAGCACAAGAGACATACGAGAATGCCAATTTAACGAGTAGCGACCTTAACGGAACAGCACGTTATGTAGGTATGGGTGGAGCCATGGAGGCTCTGGGTGCGGATATTTCTACCATCAGCAGCAACCCTGCAGGTATTGGCTTGTTCCGTCGCAGTCAGTTTTCTGTGAGTGGTGGACTACTTATGCAGAGTAAAGGTAAGGAGTTTGGCGATGGAAAGAAGACAAACACCAGCTTCGACCAGATAGGTTTTGTTTATACAACACGTGCCCCTCGTGGTTCAAACATAAACTTCGGATTTAATTATAGCAAGAGCAAGAATTTCGATTTCCTGCTGAATGCAAGTGGGAAGTTGGGTAATGGTTCTCAAAACAACCAGTCTTACTTGAAACACGTGCTTGGTTCTGAAAGCTATGGAGGCTTCGATGTACGTCAGAAGGATAATGCTTATATAGGTTTTGCCAACCCACGAAGTAGCAATGTGTCTTGGACGTGGAATCAATTAGACTATTTGTACTTCAACACATTGTTGCCAGATGCCAACACTGCAGGCAAGTTTAATAGTTATCTGGCTGACTCTTACACATTCGACAAGGCTAATACGGGTTATGTAGGCAACTACGATTTCAATATTAGTGGCAGCCTTCACGACCAAGTCTACCTTGGTTTGACATTCGGATTGAAAGATGTGCATTACGATTCGGAGAGCAGATACTACGAGAAATTGTCTAATGGTGTAGGCAATGTAACGGTGCGAGACACCCGACGCATTACTGGTACGGGGTTCGATCTTACCGCCGGTATCATCGTTCGCCCTGTAGCCGACTCTCCTTTCCGTATTGGTGCCTATGTCAAGACACCTACATGGTACGATTTAACCACATCAAATGTAACTCGTATCGACAGAGTTACCAACACAGGAGGTAAGAACGATTGGGGTGAAGTGCCTAACAGCTACGATTATAAGCTATGGACACCCTGGAAATTCGGCTTCTCTCTCGGGCATACAGTAGGCAACTATCTTGCACTCGGTTTGACATACGAATATGAAGACCATTCTACTCTTGACACTCGAATAAACGATGGTGGTTATTATAGCGACTATTATGGTTCTTATTACGAGACTTCTTCATCAGACAAGGCAATGAACAAGCATACCAAACAAGCGCTAAAGGGTGTAAGTACATTGAAGATTGGTGCCGAATATAAGCCAGCAAGCAACTTGGCACTGCGTTTAGGCTATAATTATGTAAGTCCGAAGTACGATAAAGATGCACAGAGAGATCCTACAATTGTATCTCCAGGAAGTGCCTATTCTTCATCAACAGACTTTGTCAATTGGGAGTCTACCAACAGATTTACACTCGGTGTAGGCTATCAGATAAATAAATTCAACATCGATTTAGCTTATCAATACAGCGCACAGAAGGGAACCTTCTATCCATTCTCTACGATGAACTTCGCTATACGCGACACTGCAACGGGCACTACAACATCGTATTCTAACCAAGCAGCAGGAACAAAGGTAGACAATAATAGAGGACAGCTTCTGCTAACAGTGGGTTATCGCCTTTAA